One genomic segment of Sorex araneus isolate mSorAra2 chromosome X, mSorAra2.pri, whole genome shotgun sequence includes these proteins:
- the LOC129399560 gene encoding lipocalin Cav p 2.0101-like, whose product MKLVLLALFVAVASAKLHWKNTGKWQTIALAADNKEKVEENGPLRGFLRDIECKNRHCNSVNLTFWVKNNGVCEKFTVVGDRAPGSEGYTAAFSGQNRFNFCYQSENVLMMCIRNTDENGTVTHMVVAAIRPGYDHTNAHEAHEMYAKLVKENGIPAENVMLVEFKDPCPQ is encoded by the exons ATGAAacttgtactcctggctctgttcgtGGCCGTGGCCTCTGCCAAATTGCACTGGAAG AACACGGGTAAGTGGCAGACTATCGCTCTAGCCGCCGACAATAAAGAGAAGGTGGAAGAAAATGGGCCACTCAGAGGGTTCTTGAGAGACATCGAGTGCAAAAACAGACACTGTAACTCTGTCAACTTGACTTTCTGGGTGAA AAACAATGGAGTGTGTGAAAAGTTCACAGTAGTCGGAGACAGAGCACCTGGATCTGAAGGATACACTGCTGCTT tCTCAGGACAAAATCGCTTCAATTTCTGTTATCAATCTGAGAACGTGTTGATGATGTGTATCCGGAACACCGATGAAAACGGAACCGTCACACATATGGTTGTAGCTGCAA TAAGACCTGGCTATGACCACACTAACGCCCATGAAGCCCACGAAATGTACGCTAAATTGGTAAAGGAAAACGGTATTCCCGCAGAAAACGTCATGCTTGTCGAATTTAAAG ATCCCTGCCCTCAGTAA